The Polyangium aurulentum genomic interval CCGTGCCCGTGCCGCGCCCGATGCCGCCCGCGCTGCCGCGCGAAGGAAAGGGGATGCCATGATCGAGCAAGCCGCGCTCGCCTGCGGAGCGCTCGGAGACGTGACAATCGTCGAAGCGCGCGGGATCGAGGCGATGAGCGCGCTGCCGCGCTGGACCGTCGACGTGCTCTCCGCCGATCCCCAGCTCGATCTCGAGGCCCTTCTATGGGAGCCGGCCACCCTGGGCCTGCGCGACGATCTGGGCGGTATGCGCGAGATACCCTTGCTCGTCACGGAGGCTCGTTACGGGGGCGCGTACCGCGACGGTCACCGCTATCGCCTCACCCTGGGCGTGGCCGCCGCGGCGCTCGAGCTGCGCTCGGGCTATCGCATCTTTCAGGACCTCACCACCCAGGAGATCGTGGCGCGCGTCCTCGACGATGCGGGGATCGCGACGACCGATATTTCCTTCCGGCTCGCCGGTCAGTACGCGGTTCGCACCTATTGCGTGCAGTATGGGGAGACCGAGTGGGCCTTCCTATCGCGGCTCCTGGCGGACGAAGGTATCAATGTCTGGTTCGACGAGAAGGAAGACGGCGGGCCGCTCATCGTCTTCGGCGACGCGCCGACCTCGCATGCCTCGATCGACGGGGGCATGACGCTGCGCTTCGAGGATGGCAGCGGCATGATTACGACCGCGAGCGCCTTCTTCGCGCTCGAGCGCGTCGCGGAGATGTGCCACGAGCGCGTCCACGTGCTCGATTTCGACCCGCGAAGGCCGGCCGTGCCCACCGAGGGGGTCGCGGGGGAGGGCGCCCTCGAGTATTTCGAGTTTCCGGCCAACGTCCTCCACGCCGAGGCGGCGGGGGCACGCGCGCGCTCGCGCCTCGAGCAGCTCCAGCGGCTGCGCGTGCACCTCCGCGGGCAGAGCACGTGCGCGCGCCTCAAGCCCGGCCGTGTCGTGCGCATCGAGGGCGCCGACGAGATGTTCGAGGGCGAATTCCTCCTCGTCGAGATCGAGCACCAGCTCTTGCAGGCCAGCCGCAATGCCGCGGGCGAGGCGAGGCCTTATACGAATCGCGCGCTCCTCGTCCCTCATGCGCGCGATCGCTCCTTTCGGCCCGCGCCGCCGAGCGAGCGCCCGCGCATCGTGGGCGTCGAGACCGCGACGGTCACGGGGCCGGGCGGCGAGGAAATTCACGTCGACGATCTCGGCTCGATCAAGGTCCGCTTTCCCTGGGATCGCTCGGGCATCGGCGACGACCGCTCCTCGCGGTGGGTGCGATGCATGCAGATGTCGATGCAGGGCTCGATGCTCTTGCCGCGCGTGGGCTGGGAGGTCCCCGTGGCCTATCTGGACGGCAATCCCGACATGCCCGTCGCGCTCGGGCGCGTCTACAACGGCGGCGCCCCCACCCCTTATGGTTTACCCGCGAAGAAGGCCACGAGCGCGCTTCAATCAGCGACCTCGCCGGCGAACGGCACCACGCAGGAGATACGTTTCTCCGACGACGCGGGCAGCATGGAGGCATTCGTCCACGCCACGCGCGATCAGACCGTCTGGGTGGGCGGCACCAATACGGTCACGGTATCGGTGAACGAGACGCATGACGTCAAGAAGAGCCGCGTGGTCTCGATTCACGGCAGCCAGACGATCGACGTCGCCGCGAGCCAGCACGTCACGGTGGGAGGCGATGCGGGGCTGAAGATCGCGGGGGCTCGCACCGAGACGGTGGGCAGCGTGGAGAACATCGGCGTCACGGGCAGCTACAACCTGGAGTGCAAAGGGGCGTACGGCGAGGTCGTTGGCGGCCTTTATGCGCTGCAATGCAACCAGTCGAACACCAAGGTCCAGGGCGCGTTCACGCAAGCCATCGGGGCCGCCATGTCGCTCACGGCCGGGCTCGGCACGAACGATAGCGTCGCCGCTGTGCGCATGGAGGAGGTCGGCGCGGCGCGCACGTTCACGGCCGCGACAGCGTACGCCGATACCGTGAAGGGCGCGAAGAACGTGACTGCCGGCGCTTCCAGCGACAACGCTGGGGCCGACGTGGTGACGAATGTCGGCGCCGTGGGGAGCATCTCCGTCGGCGGCGCCGCCACGATCGAGGCGGGAGGACGCGTCGCGATCGAGGCGACCACGATCTCGGTGAAGGTCGGCGGATCCATCACCGCGAAGGCCGGCGGGAAGCTCGAGATTGCAGGCAAGGTGAAGGTGTCGGGCGGCAAGCTCAAATTCGACACCGACAAGGCGCAGAAGAAATCAACCTCGGACGTGGGGGGCTAGGGATGAGCCTCGGGCAGAGCTTCGCCCTGTCGATCGACGGCATCTCTTCCGTGCTCCACGTCCTCGTGGTGGAGGGGTTGGAGGCGGTCCGTGCGCCCTTCGCATTTCACGTGACCGTGGAGGCCACGGATGGCGAGGCCGGGGGCGAGGCGCTCGACGTGGAGGCGCTGCTCGGGGCGCGCGCCGAGCTTTCGCTGGGGGGCACCGAGCCCGTACGCACCCTGTACGGCCTCATCGACGAGGCCGAGGAGATTGCCGCCGGTTATCGCGTGACCTTCTCGCCGCGCGCGCGCCTGCTCGAGGACCGCGTGGATCACCGCGTCTTCGTCGACCGGGACGCGGTCGAGATTGCCGCGACCCTGCTCGGCGAGCACGGGATCCCGCTCGAGAATCGTGTGCTCCGCAAGCTCCCGAAGCGACCTCAATGCGTCCAGGCATTCGAGAGCGACCTCGGCTTTCTCGGCCGCATCCTCGCCGAGGAGGCCGTGCTCTGGCACATCGAGCACGACAGCGGAGCGGATTCGCTCGTCCTCAGCGATCACACGAGCGCGTACACCCCCATCGACGGGGTCGCCGAGCTTCCCTTCTCGGCCGGGGAGATCGCAGGGCTCGCGGGAGAAGAGGCGATCGTCGACGCGTCCCTCACGCGCGTGGTGACGTCCGACAAGGTCTCGCTCGGCGATTTCCATTTCGAGCGGCCGCTCGCCGATTTGCGGGCGAGCGCCGGCAAAGGCACGCTCGAGCGCCACGAATACCGCGGCGGATACAAGGATGCAGCCCTCGGCAAGACCCTCGCCGCTCTGCGCCTCGCGGAGGCGCGCGGCCGCTCGGTCGTGCTCGCGGGCAAGACGACTTCGCGGCGGCTCTCCCCGGGGATGACATTCACGCTCTCGGGGGCGCCGCGCGAGGATATGAACGGCGATTGGCTCGTCCTCGAGCTCACACACCGCGGCTCGGATCCTCCGCGTGCCGCGGTGCAGGCGAGGCAGGACACGCGCCGCTACGAGGCCGATTTCATCGCGGTGCCGGCCGACAGAGCCTACTGCCCGCCGCGCGCGCGGCGCCCCACCCTGGGCGGCGTGCAGACGGCGACGGTCACGGGCGCCGATGGGGCCGAGATACACCCTGACAAACACGGGCGCATCAAGGTGCTCTTGCGCTGGGATCGGCGGGGGGAAAAGGACGACAGGAGCTCGACTTGGATTCGGACCGTGCAGCCGCCGCTGTCGGGCGGGGTATTCGTTCCGCGGGTTGGCTGGGAGGTGCTGCTCGGTTTCCAGGGGACCTCGGGCGACGAGCCCTACGAGATCGGCCGCCTTTACAATGCAGAGGCGCCTCCGCCCGAGGGGCTGCCCGGTCAGAAGGTACGGGGGGCGTTCGGCACGCTCACGACGCCTGGAGGCGGGAGCGCGAACGTGCTGCGCATGGATGACGCGGCCGGCAACGAGGGCATGCTCCTCGCGGCCTCGCGGGATCTGAACGAGCGCACCGAGAACGACAAGGGCATCAACATCAAGGGCGACGACGTTCACTCCGTCGGCGCCGATCACACGGAGATCGTCGGTATCGCCTCCTCGCTCGCGGTCGACGGGTCGCAGGCATATTCCGTCGGCGCGAGCCGCGAGGTAACCACGGTGGGCAATTACATGATCGAGACCGGCACCGAATCGGTCACCGTCGGGGGCGCGCGCATCTTCAAGGTCGGCGGCGATTACGAGACGCAGGCCGCGACCCTCACGCGCGCCGTGGGCGGCCTCGAGGCCGTGCTCGCGATCCAGGAGGCGAGCCGCCACGTGACGGGCGCCTCCACGGTCCTCGTGGGCGGCTCGTGGACCGAGATCGGCGGGCTCTCGGCAGCGACGAGCGTGCTCGGCGCGAGCACCCTCGGCGTCGCTGGGCCGATGAGCATCAGGGCGAAGGACTATTCGCTGAAGGCGAGCGCGCTGAAGGAGACCTACGCGTCGAAGCGCGTGACCGCCGGGGGCAAGCGTGTCGAATCGTTCAGCGCCGCCGCAAAATACTCGGTCGGTGGATCCATGAAGATATCGGGGGGCGGCGGGGTATATTTCAAGGCCACGTCGAAGATCACGCTGAAGGCGAGCGGGGCGACCATCACGATCACGCCGAGTTCCATCAAGGTGAAGGGGGCGCTCGACGCTTCGGGGTCGAGCATCGTCACGGGCAAGGACGAGAATGATTGAGCCGGGAAAGAGGCGCGAGGAGACCATGGCGAAGGCGAAGCTCGTGAAGCTCGAGGGGCAAGTGAATCGCGAGGGGCCCGTGTCGGCCGTGGCGCGGCGGCGTCGAACGGCCGCCCAGCCTGCGCTCGCGGCGGGGCTTCACCTCGGGCGCATCGAAATGCGCGCGGGTGCGTCGTTCTCCGTGCGGACGATGGCGGGGGAGGTCGTCACGGCCGAGCTCGCGCACGGCGTCGAAGAGGCATTCGCAGAGGAGTGCCTGCGCGAGGCGAGGCCGGTCGTCTTGAGCGCGGATCGTGGCGGGAAGGTCTTGCTCTGCGGGGCGCTGCAGACGAGCCGGAGCGTGTCGCGCGATGGCGAGGACGGCGTTCGGATCGAGGGGACGCGTGTGGAGATCCAGGCAACGCAAGGCGCGACCATCAAGGTGGGCCGGTCGGCGGTGAAGCTCGATCGGCAGGGCGCCGTGAAGATCGTGGGGAATCGCATGTCGATCGACATCGCCGAGCTCGTGCGGATCCTCTCGGCGCGCTGCGAGCTGCCCTGATAGCGAAGCTGGGGAGGGACCATGTCCTCGACGAGTGGGAGCAAGGATATTGCGACGAGGAAGAGCAATCACGGGTGCGTGACGCCGCCCGCGATGAGCCTCGCTCCGCCCACGCCTCCGGCGGGCCCGGTTCCCATGCCGTTCGTGTATACGGCGCGATCGGCGACGGCCACGCAGACCGAGGACGATCTCAAGGTCTCGAAGGCGCCGGTGCTGCGCAAGGGCAGCGTCATGGAGGTCGATAAACCAGGCAATCAGCCGGCGCAGCCCGTGCAGGCGGTCGGCGGCGGGGACGTGATCACGCACGCGATATGTGGCGTCGCCGTGACGCAGCACGGGACGAGCGGAACCCTCGCCAACGGAAAGGAGGTCTGCCGGACCGGGGACAGCGTACGGATGGCGGTCATCACCAAATCGCAGCAGCTCTGTCAAGCCACGGTGCCGCTCCTGCGCGCCGGCGCCTTCGACGCGGCGCTCGACGAGGGGGGCAAAGCCGCGGGCGACGAGAAGAGGGTCAAGGCGGCGCTCCTCGCGCTCGGCGCCAAGGAGGCGCAAAAGAGCAGCGCCGGGCACGCGCCGGACCTCGTCTCCGATCCGGTGGACGTGGCTTCCGGGCAGGTCATGGACAAGGGGTGGGACGTCGAGCTGCCTGGCGCATTCCCTCTCGCATTCTTCCGCTCCTATGGATCAGGTCGCCATAAAGAGCGAACCAGCCTGGGCAAAGGAGGGTGGACGCATAATTTCGAACAATGGGTCGAGGAGAGAGAGGGGATCCTCGTCCTCCGCTGGGTGGACGGCCGAGAGGTCTATTTCAAGAAGCCCGCCCCCGGCGAGTCGGTATTTCACCGGCGCGAGCGGCTCTCGCTGAGCCTCGATCAGACCGGCTTCGTCGTCTACCAGCACGGCACGCGAAGGAGCCGCATCTTCGAGCCCTCGGCGCGCGGCGGGCGCGCCCCCCTCCGGCAGATCCGCGACGTTTACGGGCACACGATAGAGCTTTGCTATGAAGGCGAAAGGCTCGCCAAGATCATCGATACCGTGGGCCGCGAGGTGCGCATGGTCTCCGACGAGCGCGGGCGCCTCACGCGCCTCGAGGTCTGGGCGCAGAAGCCCGCGCCCCTGCCGCCCTTTCCGGCGAGGGAGACCCCCGAACCGCCCATGCTGCTGCAATGGGTCGATTACGCCTATCACCCCGAGGGCGAGCTCGCATCGGCGACGGACGCGCTCGGAAATGCCGAGTGTTATGAATACGACGGCCAGCACCGGCTGGTGAAAAAGACGCTGCGGAGCGGCCTCGCCTTCCATTACGAGTACGACGACGACCTCGGGGGGTTCTGCGTCGGGGCCTACGGTGACGGCGGGCTACACGCGGTCCGGCTCACGCCGAATTTCTCGGAGCGGACGACATTGCTCTCGGGCAGCTACGAGCCGAGGCGTTACACATGGAACGAAGACGGCATGGTGCTCCGCGAGGAGACCCCGGACGGCTCGTTCGCGCGGGTGTGTGAATACGACGAGGATCTCTATCTCCTCTCGGAGTCGAACGCGGCCGGAGAAGCGTGGAAGTACGCCTACGACGAGCGAGGCAATTGCATCAACGCCACGGATCCGGCCGGCAACTCCGTGACCTGGGAATACGAAGGTGACGTCGTCCTGCGCGCGACGGGGCCCGACGGCCACATCACCACCTTCACGCACGACGCCCGTGGGGCCCTCACGGCGATCACCCACCCGACGGGGCTCGTCGTGACGATCGAACGTGACGTGCACGGGCGCGTGACCGGCATACACGGGCCCGATGGCGCGGTCATGCGCTATGCCTACGACGAGCACCATAACCGCGCCGGAATCGTGGACGCGCGAGGCGCGCGCACGATCGTCGCCTTCGATGGCATGGGCCGCGCAAGGGCGTGGCGCGACGCCCTGGGCCGGGTCTCGCGCGTCGATTACGATGCGATTGGCCGGGCCGTCGCGGTCTACGGCCCGGAGGGCTCGGTCCGGCGGGTCGAATACGATCCGCTGGGCAACGTCACGCGCGCGACCGACGCGGCCGGTCGTGAGACCCTCTTCGATCACCGTGGCATTGGCGCGAGGACCGCGGTGACCCTGCCCGATGGCCAGCGATTCACCTTCGAGCACGACGAGGACGAGCGGCTCTGTCGCGTGAAGAACCCGCGCGCGGAGCTCTACGAGCTCGAGTACGACGCGGCGGGCAGGGTCGAGCGCGAGCGCACCTTCGACGGGCGTGTCATCGAGTATCGTTACTCCAAGGCCGGCCGCGTCGCGCGTGTCGATTACCCCGACGGCACTCATCGCGAATTCGCGTACGATCCGCTGGGGAACATCGTCGAGGACCGTTCGCCCCACGGGACGATCTCCTTCGCGCGAGACGCCTTCGGGCGCGTGCTCGAGGCGACGGTCGACGAGCCGACGGGGAAGGTGGTCACGAAATTCGAGCGGGATGCTTTCGGGCGCGTGATCGCCGAGGCGCAGGGGGGGCGCGTGATCCGCTACGAGCACGATGCGCGTGGTCGCCGCGTCTCACGCGCCCTGCCCGACGGCGCGACGACCCGGTATTTCTACGACCCGGCAAACGCGC includes:
- a CDS encoding type VI secretion system Vgr family protein; translation: MIEQAALACGALGDVTIVEARGIEAMSALPRWTVDVLSADPQLDLEALLWEPATLGLRDDLGGMREIPLLVTEARYGGAYRDGHRYRLTLGVAAAALELRSGYRIFQDLTTQEIVARVLDDAGIATTDISFRLAGQYAVRTYCVQYGETEWAFLSRLLADEGINVWFDEKEDGGPLIVFGDAPTSHASIDGGMTLRFEDGSGMITTASAFFALERVAEMCHERVHVLDFDPRRPAVPTEGVAGEGALEYFEFPANVLHAEAAGARARSRLEQLQRLRVHLRGQSTCARLKPGRVVRIEGADEMFEGEFLLVEIEHQLLQASRNAAGEARPYTNRALLVPHARDRSFRPAPPSERPRIVGVETATVTGPGGEEIHVDDLGSIKVRFPWDRSGIGDDRSSRWVRCMQMSMQGSMLLPRVGWEVPVAYLDGNPDMPVALGRVYNGGAPTPYGLPAKKATSALQSATSPANGTTQEIRFSDDAGSMEAFVHATRDQTVWVGGTNTVTVSVNETHDVKKSRVVSIHGSQTIDVAASQHVTVGGDAGLKIAGARTETVGSVENIGVTGSYNLECKGAYGEVVGGLYALQCNQSNTKVQGAFTQAIGAAMSLTAGLGTNDSVAAVRMEEVGAARTFTAATAYADTVKGAKNVTAGASSDNAGADVVTNVGAVGSISVGGAATIEAGGRVAIEATTISVKVGGSITAKAGGKLEIAGKVKVSGGKLKFDTDKAQKKSTSDVGG
- a CDS encoding type VI secretion system Vgr family protein, whose product is MSLGQSFALSIDGISSVLHVLVVEGLEAVRAPFAFHVTVEATDGEAGGEALDVEALLGARAELSLGGTEPVRTLYGLIDEAEEIAAGYRVTFSPRARLLEDRVDHRVFVDRDAVEIAATLLGEHGIPLENRVLRKLPKRPQCVQAFESDLGFLGRILAEEAVLWHIEHDSGADSLVLSDHTSAYTPIDGVAELPFSAGEIAGLAGEEAIVDASLTRVVTSDKVSLGDFHFERPLADLRASAGKGTLERHEYRGGYKDAALGKTLAALRLAEARGRSVVLAGKTTSRRLSPGMTFTLSGAPREDMNGDWLVLELTHRGSDPPRAAVQARQDTRRYEADFIAVPADRAYCPPRARRPTLGGVQTATVTGADGAEIHPDKHGRIKVLLRWDRRGEKDDRSSTWIRTVQPPLSGGVFVPRVGWEVLLGFQGTSGDEPYEIGRLYNAEAPPPEGLPGQKVRGAFGTLTTPGGGSANVLRMDDAAGNEGMLLAASRDLNERTENDKGINIKGDDVHSVGADHTEIVGIASSLAVDGSQAYSVGASREVTTVGNYMIETGTESVTVGGARIFKVGGDYETQAATLTRAVGGLEAVLAIQEASRHVTGASTVLVGGSWTEIGGLSAATSVLGASTLGVAGPMSIRAKDYSLKASALKETYASKRVTAGGKRVESFSAAAKYSVGGSMKISGGGGVYFKATSKITLKASGATITITPSSIKVKGALDASGSSIVTGKDEND
- a CDS encoding RHS repeat-associated core domain-containing protein encodes the protein MSSTSGSKDIATRKSNHGCVTPPAMSLAPPTPPAGPVPMPFVYTARSATATQTEDDLKVSKAPVLRKGSVMEVDKPGNQPAQPVQAVGGGDVITHAICGVAVTQHGTSGTLANGKEVCRTGDSVRMAVITKSQQLCQATVPLLRAGAFDAALDEGGKAAGDEKRVKAALLALGAKEAQKSSAGHAPDLVSDPVDVASGQVMDKGWDVELPGAFPLAFFRSYGSGRHKERTSLGKGGWTHNFEQWVEEREGILVLRWVDGREVYFKKPAPGESVFHRRERLSLSLDQTGFVVYQHGTRRSRIFEPSARGGRAPLRQIRDVYGHTIELCYEGERLAKIIDTVGREVRMVSDERGRLTRLEVWAQKPAPLPPFPARETPEPPMLLQWVDYAYHPEGELASATDALGNAECYEYDGQHRLVKKTLRSGLAFHYEYDDDLGGFCVGAYGDGGLHAVRLTPNFSERTTLLSGSYEPRRYTWNEDGMVLREETPDGSFARVCEYDEDLYLLSESNAAGEAWKYAYDERGNCINATDPAGNSVTWEYEGDVVLRATGPDGHITTFTHDARGALTAITHPTGLVVTIERDVHGRVTGIHGPDGAVMRYAYDEHHNRAGIVDARGARTIVAFDGMGRARAWRDALGRVSRVDYDAIGRAVAVYGPEGSVRRVEYDPLGNVTRATDAAGRETLFDHRGIGARTAVTLPDGQRFTFEHDEDERLCRVKNPRAELYELEYDAAGRVERERTFDGRVIEYRYSKAGRVARVDYPDGTHREFAYDPLGNIVEDRSPHGTISFARDAFGRVLEATVDEPTGKVVTKFERDAFGRVIAEAQGGRVIRYEHDARGRRVSRALPDGATTRYFYDPANALAALEHAGHRLLIERDARGRPVRTHVYQGRVDIQRAYDLLGRLVSQRVSGGERPTVLAQREYAYDDHGRPTRVDDDHAGTTLLRYDARGRLTEARGADRTEVFDYDATGALVQAMTAVRGAPALERWATLTGDRVVLARGVRYSYDARGRRVRMIEPASAGGGERVTEYEWDCRDRLREVRLPDGRRLRFAYDAFGRRVRKEIVPARRDDYAAMARLALEKGKDALPRSRVIETLWDGNDPCAEYEDGVRRRAFVHQSPWHLPLLQDEGGAVFTYVNDALGMPKELVDAEGRIAWRAAHSAWGEVRSAVRDPQAKRAVTSPFRLLGQYADEETGLCYVRHRYFDPALGRFCSPDPLGFAGGLELYGFNGPPTANVDPMGLANLCEPTRSREDARREARQRAGLGPDDEPVDAFSKVPGFKRQVGDMDAEVPIPFSEHDSPEAIVSKLGTLGNYEVHLGPDPDNPGQQRSVVVVEHPSDPNNPQHFHAGKPPQETTDSVNFPYRSERYSEIEPQGGGDPHIYYSPE